In Calliopsis andreniformis isolate RMS-2024a chromosome 6, iyCalAndr_principal, whole genome shotgun sequence, a single genomic region encodes these proteins:
- the LOC143180585 gene encoding uncharacterized protein LOC143180585 — translation MRTFLICLLATVAFSVEAEEGKQETKTKRGILLGSGGGFGGSSGGLDLGSSGGSSYGGSSSYGGGLESSGLSGGFSGGLSGGLSGGLSGGHSGGFGGSGGFGGGLGGGLSGGLGGGLSGGLSGGLGGGLSGGSGGGLSGGSGGGSSSGPQQIAVVVPQAYPVPKPVPVPYFVRQSVPLIREVPVRIPHPVPITVERPVPIPHPVRVPVPVPQPISVPQPIPVPQPVPVPQPILVTVQSGSGGGSGSGGSSGLGGGAGSGGSSGLGGGLSGGLGGGFGGGLSGGLGGGFSGGLSGGLSGGSSYGSGLSSGLSGGSSYGSGLGSGLSSGSSYGSGLSSGLSGGSSYGSGLSSGLSGGSSYGSGLSAGLSSGLGSSYGSGSSYGSGLGSSLGSSGLSSGGGSIATISISSSGSGLGSSLGSGYGSGSLGGSSLGGSSLGGSSLGGSGAVLLKKW, via the exons ATGAGGACTTTCCTA ATCTGCCTTTTGGCCACCGTGGCCTTTTCGGTCGAAGCGGAGGAAGGAAAACAAGAGACGAAGACGAAGAGAGGGATCCTCCTGGGTTCGGGAGGAGGTTTTGGAGGATCATCCGGCGGACTGGACCTGGGCTCAAGCGGTGGCTCGAGCTATGGTGGTAGCTCAAGTTATGGCGGTGGTTTGGAATCAAGTGGACTGTCTGGAGGCTTCTCTGGAGGACTTTCTGGTGGTCTTTCTGGAGGCCTCTCCGGAGGACACTCTGGTGGTTTCGGAGGAAGTGGAGGCTTTGGTGGAGGACTCGGTGGTGGTCTTTCCGGCGGCctcggtggaggattgagtgggGGACTATCTGGAGGATTGGGCGGAGGACTGTCTGGAGGATCAGGTGGAGGACTGTCTGGAGGATCAGGTGGAGGATCAAGCAGTGGACCTCAGCAGATCGCAGTTGTCGTACCTCAAGCGTACCCTGTCCCGAAACCTGTGCCTGTTCCTTATTTCGTGAGACAGTCTGTACCCCTCATCAGGGAAGTGCCTGTTCGTATACCTCATCCAGTACCTATCACTGTTGAGAGGCCCGTGCCTATTCCTCATCCTGTAAGAGTGCCAGTGCCAGTTCCTCAACCAATTTCTGTCCCTCAGCCTATTCCAGTGCCCCAACCTGTCCCTGTGCCCCAGCCTATCCTTGTTACGGTTCAGTCAGGATCTGGCGGAGGATCTGGATCTGGTGGCTCTTCTGGCCTTGGTGGAGGAGCTGGATCTGGTGGTTCTTCTGGTCTTGGTGGAGGACTTAGCGGTGGACTTGGTGGAGGATTTGGCGGAGGACTTAGCGGAGGACTTGGCGGTGGATTCAGCGGAGGTCTCAGCGGTGGACTTAGCGGTGGCTCTAGCTATGGCTCTGGACTGAGTTCTGGACTTAGCGGTGGCTCTAGCTATGGCTCTGGACTAGGTTCTGGACTTAGCAGTGGCTCTAGCTATGGCTCTGGTTTAAGTTCTGGACTTAGCGGTGGCTCTAGCTATGGCTCTGGGCTCAGTTCTGGACTTAGCGGTGGCTCTAGCTATGGCTCTGGACTTAGTGCTGGACTCAGCTCTGGTCTAGGATCTAGCTATGGCTCAGGCTCTAGCTATGGCTCAGGATTAGGATCGAGCTTAGGATCTTCTGGTCTTAGCTCTGGCGGTGGCTCCATCGCCACAATCAGCATTTCATCATCTGGTTCCGGACTGGGCTCTAGCCTTGGATCTGGATATGGATCTGGTTCGCTTGGAGGGTCTTCTCTTGGGGGATCCTCTCTTGGTGGATCTTCTCTTGGAGGATCTGGTGCAGTGTTATTGAAGAAGTGGTAA